One Alligator mississippiensis isolate rAllMis1 chromosome 1, rAllMis1, whole genome shotgun sequence genomic window carries:
- the LOC132248496 gene encoding protein doublesex-like, whose product MHALMHTCRQERTVGTHSLHMDTDTNILFCHEHRHMCRQAHTHAEERMHTHMHVCMDMHACTNSIHAHAGRHIQTCTCTQAHACMNAHRHAHTNAHACTRTHTNTHAHMHRHARTCTQTHAHACTHRHMYTDMHIQNGETHTLVPACGNMHAHTRTHAGRGPCPARAAPATPRGSLGSAAGGGPEPPGCREEPGRSRAAQGRGRRGGCGRAPPLLRPPPARPRPRPRPRPRRCPAPSPAAGGQQRGGSPAPRGERTGRAGPSGAATAASRSARPGPARPCRLQTPRSPCLAAPGRGDRQARTPCCYIGVDIGASVYKSR is encoded by the exons atgcatgcactcatgcacacatgcagacaggagCGCACTGTaggcactcactctctgcacatggacacagacacaaatatactcttctgccatgaacacagacacatgtgcagacaggcacacacacatgcagaggagcgcatgcacacacacatgcatgtatgcatggacatgcacgcatgcacaaacagcatacatgcacatgcaggcaggcacatacagacatgcacatgcacacaggcacatgcatgtatgaatgcacacagacatgcacacacaaatgcacatgcatgcacacgcacacacaccaacacacatgcacatatgcacagacatgcacgcacatgcacgcagacacacgcacatgcatgcacgcacagacacatgtacACTGACATGCACATACAGAATGGAGAGACGCACACCCTCGTGCCCGCGTGCGggaatatgcatgcacacacgcgcacacacgcagGCCGGGGTCCTTGTCCGGCGCGGGCggcccccgccaccccccggggcagcctgggcagcgcGGCCGGCGGAGGCCCGGAGCCCCCGGggtgccgggaagagcccggcaggTCGCGGGCGgcgcagggccgggggcggcggggCGGCTGCGGCCGGGCTCCCCCTCTGCTCCGGCCGCctcctgcccggccccggccccggccccggccccggccccggcgctgccCCGCTCCGAGCCCCGCAGCCggcgggcagcagaggggagggagcccggccccgcggggggagcgcacgggccgggccgggccaagcGGGGCTGCGACCGCCGCCTCCCGcagtgcccggcccggcccggcccggccctgccggCTGCAAACGCCCCGGTCCCCCTGTCTCGCGGCTCCAGGACGTGGGGACAGACAGGCACGGACCCCGTGTTGTTATATTGGAGTAGACATAGGTGCCTCTGTATACAAG aGTCGCTGA